TTGTCGCTTGTGATCCAACCTATACTCATCCCTTACACCTCACAATGCCACCCCAATCGACCAGCCACCTCTGGCTCCAGATGCCCACCCCCCAACCGTTGAGCAATCGGGACACTTGAGGCCAATGGTAGAGTGCAACGTTTCTATGCCCAGACACATTGCCTCGACCTTCCTCGAAGCCTACACCCTATCTTCTGACTCGACGGAGGAGCTCGGGAAAAGTACCTCGATTGGGTCCCCCTTTACCCAAGAAATTCAGGACAAGCTTATCTCCCTCAACTTTCGCCTCCCGATGCTAGAGGCCTATGATGGTGGCTCAAATCCAATGGAGTATGTTGTCACCTTTCAGGACCAAATGGCCCTATACGACACTTCCGATGCTCTGATGTGTTGGTTATTTCCTACCACCCTCTAAGGCTTGGCTCGGATGTGGTACAATCGATTGAGGTCGTCCTTAGTCTCATCTTTTGATCATCTTGCAAGGGAACTCGAGCTTTACTTCCTAGCCAGTGTGTGACCTAAACCGTCCGTGGCCATGCTCCTCAAGCTAAGGTAGGAGGGTGAATCCCTCTCCCTTTTTGTCACCTGCTTCGCTACTAAGATCCGAGGGGTTTCAGATGCCCACCCCTCTTTGGTTTATACATATGTTCTCGACGGGCCTATGGCCTTCAAAGTTCTTTTGCTCGCTAGTCGAGAGGCCACCAGCGATCATTCTCAAGATGTTGTAGTGGGCCAACCAAGATGTTATTACTGAGGCACTGATGACAAGAAAGCATGATGAGTCACACAATAGGTCTCACCAGGAGCTACCAATGTGAGCAGATCGGGAAAGAAAAAGGCCCGCCACGATGATGCTGGAAGTAAATGAGCCTAAGGTGTGCATATAAAAAAAAGGGGCCCACTATAGCGGAGCATGTGCCCGAGTTATAAATCTCGACTAGTCATGTGCCAAAGTTATGAATCTCAACCAAACATTATCCGAGTCGTGCACCTCGTCAAAACAATGTCTGAGTCATAtacctcggccaaacagtgcctgagttatgcacctcggccaaacagtgtcCGAGTTGTTTATCTCAGCCAAACAATGCTCGAGTCATGTACCTTGGCCAAACAATGCCCGAACAACCTCAAAGACTAGATTTTTTGTGTTTTCCAACTCACATGCGGTTCCACCGCTTATTCTAGCAGTGCCACTACCTAGcccacttttgggtcattgaatgagcctcccaataagCTCAAATCAGTTCTAATTAAGgctcaattggtccctaattgagttagcatgattacaccaaaaactaactcaattagccccctaaactacttcaatcgaagataaatgattataaatcatgaatcctttgtccgacatgttattggttcatccgatgctcatctgatccttcggcgcatcatcctctcttgcgacctattgcccaatcgaccagttgacctttgcaacttcgatttcctttgcgcaatttccactcttcatggcccaaagccttctgtcgatacatcgaccgatcatccggcttgacgtccaatcttctgacatgttccactacggctcaacatgattcttcctgctttaattgtctctccctaatcaaagcttattgcgtcactcaaaatgcagatcaatcacaaacacatcaattgatttcatcattaaaatatgagattcaacaatacaccTTAACAAAACAGTTTCCAAGTCATGCACCTCAGCTAAAAAGTATCCAAgttgtgcaccttggccaaaATGTGTCTAAGTTGTGCATGTTGGCCAAATAGTGcctgagttgtgcacctcggccaaataatATTTCAGTTGTGTACCTCGGCCAAATAGTATCCAAGTCGTGCACCTCAGCCAAACAGTGCCCGagtcatgcacctcggccaaaaaGTATCCAAGTTGTGCACATTGACCAAATAGTATTCCAGTTGTGCACCTCCATCAAACAttgcccgagttgtgcacctcgccCAAATATTGTCTAAGTCATGAACCTCGACCAAAtagtgcccgagttgtgcaccttggccaaataATGTCTGTGTAACGTTTCGGTTAGTCTAATGCCCGAGCTACACCTCACGGCCAGTCCACTGTCCGAGTCATATCTTggccagtccaatgcccgagtcATGCCTCGTGGCCAGTTCAATGTCCGAGTCACCTCTCAATCAGTCCAATATCTGAGTTATGCCTCGCAGCCAGTCCAATGTCTGAGTTGCATCTTAACTAGTCCAATGCCCGAACCATGCCTCGCGGCCAGTCCGATGCCCGAGCCACACTTTGCAGCCAATCCTATATGcttgagtagtgttgctcgactaGCCTAGTGCCCAAGTCACATCACTCGACCAATTTAGTGCTTAGTGCCCAAGCAGTGTTGCTCGACTAGTCTAGTGCCCAGTGGCCGAGCAGTGTGCTCAACCAAATTAGTGCCCAAGTAGCATTGCTCGATCAGTCATGTGCCCGAGCAGTGTTGCTCAACCAATCCTACGCCCAAGCAATGTTGCTCGGCTAGTCCTgcacccgagtagtgttgctcggctagCCTAATCCTTGAGTTATGTCGCTCGATAGGGGTGGGATTTTGAACACCTCAACTTCCTCTAACCCCACTCAACACTAACGTGAGCTTTGGAGGGGTTGAGTCAAGAAATCCCCCTCCCAACCATGGCTTGTGTGCAAGAACTTAACGACGAAATAGCAACCCGACGGGAGAGGAAGAGAAATTCCTTGCTTTACCTTGGATCGATCTCGGAGATGAAGCCCGACTCGACCTAACATCGACCACCCTAGTTCAAGTAGCCACGTGGGTGGTTATGTGCACCCGGGATCAAACCAAGCCATGTTAATCCATCAACCATGGTATAAAGTTACTCAATAGGTACATTTCATGAATCCgatcttaatattatttaattttaatcctAACATTAAAGTTAGTCACGTAACTTATAATATATTACTGATTTTATGCTTACAGCCATCGCTCACTGCGTCTCCATTCAGAAGATATGTGTAGTTTGGATTCATGCACGGAGAAGCACCGGGAATGAACGACCTTTGAACACGAAACCATGACTACCATTCTACCGGTTCACCTCTCCACCCTATCCCTTGACTTCCTCCAAGCCGTGTTGAAGGAGACGAGATCCGTGGTGCAACGGATCATATTAGCATGTCTCATTGTTCTGAGCATTCAGGAGAAGAGTGTTAGAATACGGCCAACGACGTGGCCGCCACCGATCCCAACGCAAGCGATTAACCCCGCAAGATGCCGGGCTAAGGCATCGACGGCCAGGTCACGCTCACCGCCGTCTCTGCTCGCTACCTCCGGTGGCGCGACCGCCAAGGCCGCACCGGTGCAACTGTCACCATCGCCGCGCTGCCCACCTTCGTGTACGGGAAAATAAGGGAGGAACACTCACGTCCGTGGCGacgtggaggcggcggcggcagccAGGGCGGTGTGACTGGCCGCGATGGAAGGATGGCGACAGGGTGAGGCTTCTGCCTTATAAGTGCAAGCATCTTTCCTCGTCGTTATTGTACGTATAACATGACATTAATTCCCCCATGCATGACATCTGCTTGCACTTAGGAAGAAGCTCTCATATACAGCAGAGGAATTCTACATGACGAAAGCGAAATCTCGAGCTTTATAGCAGAAGAAGCATTCGGTGTTCTTCTTACAGATCAATGGCCACtccatttacattactacatgcAATTCATAAGGAGGGCCGAGAATATGGCTcgaacaatatatatatgtatatgtatatcacCTTCTTCAATCGAATCATACATTTGGACTCATAATTAATGCCCGATGCTAATTACTGCTTCTGAAGTATATTATAGTAGTCGTGTCAGTCAACTCTTGTACCAAAAAAGACGAATAGAAGCCGCACAGGTTTCTTCCACACCTCATCTCTATGCATAGTTAAGCCTCATGTCCAACAACGGCAGCGCGTCCGCGGCAGACCAAACGGCCTGCTGCAGCTCCGGCACCACCATCGGGCTCATCGGCGTCTTCCTCTTCTTGATCGTCGTTTACGTCGTCATCCACTACACCCGCTGCCTGGAATTGGAACCCGACGGCCGCTGGCATGACCGGCAGAAGCCCGGGCTCGATCCCTCCGCCATCGCCGCCCTCCCCTCGTTCGCCTACCGAAGAGGCGCCGACGGGAGGAGCGGTTCCGAGGAGTGCTGCGTCTGCCTAAGTGTGGTGGAGGAGGGGGAGGTGGTGAGGGTGCTGCCGAGCTGCGACCACAGGTTCCATGCGGCGTGCGTCGACTTGTGGCTGCAGGTTCACCGGACGTGCCCGTTGTGCCGGGCCGACGCAGCGCCAGGGAGGGCGGTCGAAGGGATGAAAACAGCTGATGTAGCTGGTGCACCGCCATCTCTGGCGCCACCGTCGGAGCTTCATACTGTTGTGTTGGTGATGGATGCAGGAGAGTCATCGGCCTCTCAACCCATG
This DNA window, taken from Musa acuminata AAA Group cultivar baxijiao chromosome BXJ3-7, Cavendish_Baxijiao_AAA, whole genome shotgun sequence, encodes the following:
- the LOC103991780 gene encoding RING-H2 finger protein ATL39-like encodes the protein MSNNGSASAADQTACCSSGTTIGLIGVFLFLIVVYVVIHYTRCLELEPDGRWHDRQKPGLDPSAIAALPSFAYRRGADGRSGSEECCVCLSVVEEGEVVRVLPSCDHRFHAACVDLWLQVHRTCPLCRADAAPGRAVEGMKTADVAGAPPSLAPPSELHTVVLVMDAGESSASQPMR